One Maribacter dokdonensis DSW-8 genomic region harbors:
- a CDS encoding ABC transporter ATP-binding protein, whose protein sequence is MNYFKKILRFAKPYKIYAILNIISNIFYALFSTLAMISLFPMLNVLFNQTEKIYTKPKWSGITDLKDYVTDSLNFYITKQSQQTDSGEVLMYMVGLIITMFLLKNLFNYLAMYFITFLRNGVLKDLRNELYDKTVELPISYYSEKRKGDTIARITSDVLEIQHSFLSILELIVREPLTIIFTIIAMLTISPKLTLFVFLFLPLSGFLISLIGKSLKRKSDKVQQEQGYFLSILEETLGGLRVIKAFNAESVFARKFQSSTKRFFNFSNSLLNRQNLASPTSEFFGIAAIGVILWYGGQMVLVEKTLEAELFITYMALSYQILTPAKAISKASYGVKKGNAAAERVLEVLETENPISEIDNPIQQDTFTKAVKIDNISFKYEDEYVLKNFNLTVEKGKTVALVGQSGSGKSTIANLVTRFYDVNEGEISIDGNNIKNLSKKSLRGLLGLVTQDSILFNDTVKNNIGLGKENATDEEIIAAAKIANAHDFIIDLPKGYDTNIGDSGNKLSGGQKQRLSISRAVLKNPPIMILDEATSALDTESERLVQDALEKMMKNRTSIVIAHRLSTIQNADTIVVLQKGEIVEQGTHAELLELNGTYKKLVEMQSLA, encoded by the coding sequence ATGCAATTTTAAACATTATATCTAACATCTTTTACGCACTGTTTTCAACATTGGCAATGATATCATTATTTCCAATGTTGAACGTGCTTTTTAACCAAACGGAAAAAATATATACTAAACCAAAATGGAGCGGTATAACCGATCTAAAAGATTACGTAACAGATTCTCTAAACTTTTACATAACAAAACAAAGCCAGCAAACAGATTCAGGCGAAGTTCTAATGTACATGGTTGGGCTGATTATTACCATGTTTCTATTAAAAAATCTTTTCAATTATTTAGCAATGTATTTTATTACGTTTCTACGTAACGGTGTCCTTAAAGATTTACGTAATGAACTATATGATAAAACTGTAGAATTACCTATTTCGTATTATTCTGAAAAACGAAAAGGTGATACTATTGCTCGTATAACTTCAGATGTACTAGAAATTCAACATTCGTTTCTATCTATTTTGGAGCTAATCGTTAGAGAGCCCTTAACTATAATTTTTACGATTATAGCAATGCTCACCATTAGTCCGAAACTGACGTTGTTCGTTTTTCTGTTTCTTCCACTTTCAGGATTCTTAATTTCTTTGATCGGTAAATCGTTAAAACGTAAATCGGACAAAGTTCAACAAGAGCAAGGTTACTTCTTATCCATTTTAGAGGAAACTTTGGGGGGACTTAGAGTTATAAAGGCGTTTAATGCAGAATCTGTATTCGCCAGAAAATTTCAATCTTCTACGAAAAGATTTTTTAATTTTTCGAACAGTTTGCTAAACAGACAAAACTTGGCTTCCCCAACAAGTGAATTTTTCGGAATTGCAGCCATTGGTGTAATTCTATGGTACGGTGGACAAATGGTTCTTGTTGAAAAAACACTTGAAGCTGAACTTTTTATAACCTACATGGCTTTGTCTTACCAAATTTTAACGCCAGCGAAAGCAATAAGTAAAGCATCTTACGGAGTTAAAAAAGGAAATGCTGCTGCAGAACGTGTTCTAGAAGTCTTAGAAACGGAAAATCCTATTTCCGAAATAGACAACCCTATTCAACAGGACACTTTCACCAAGGCTGTGAAGATTGATAATATTTCCTTTAAATATGAAGATGAATATGTGCTAAAAAACTTCAACTTAACCGTTGAAAAAGGAAAAACAGTAGCTCTTGTGGGGCAATCCGGTAGTGGAAAAAGTACTATTGCAAACCTTGTGACTAGATTTTACGATGTCAATGAAGGTGAAATCAGCATTGACGGAAACAACATAAAAAATCTAAGTAAAAAATCGCTCCGAGGTCTATTGGGTCTGGTGACACAAGACTCTATCCTATTTAATGATACGGTTAAGAACAATATTGGTCTAGGTAAGGAAAATGCCACTGACGAAGAAATTATAGCTGCCGCAAAAATTGCCAATGCACATGATTTTATAATTGATCTCCCAAAAGGTTACGACACTAACATTGGGGACAGCGGCAATAAATTAAGTGGTGGTCAGAAACAACGATTATCCATTTCTAGAGCGGTTCTAAAGAATCCTCCAATTATGATATTGGATGAAGCCACCTCTGCCCTAGATACTGAAAGTGAACGTTTGGTGCAAGATGCGCTTGAAAAAATGATGAAGAACAGAACTTCTATCGTCATTGCACATAGGTTATCAACCATTCAGAATGCTGATACGATTGTGGTACTGCAAAAAGGTGAAATAGTTGAGCAAGGTACACATGCTGAACTTTTAGAATTAAACGGCACTTATAAAAAGCTGGTTGAGATGCAATCGTTGGCTTAA